ATGGCAATGCAGTATTAAATTTATTTGCTGTGAAACTCGTCAGGTCAGGCGATACCACCTGCGACCGTAAAAAGTAAAATGAACCTGCCGACAATAAAACCAGAGATACAACACCACATACTATCAATGACTTACGAATCATCCCCCACATCCTCATGAAGTAAGTGCAGAGCACTCAGTAACATTAAATGAAGCTGGTAAAGCATATTGTCCGGCGTAACTCCGCCAACAAAAGTAACGGTCCTGCGTATAGATGCACCAGCTGGTTCATAGAGAATGTAACCAACGCCAGAATCTCTGAGCAGACTGTCCTCTTCTTCGACCAGATCAGTATCAAGGGCCGGAACAATAACTTCTATCAGTATTGTATCAACAGGAGCCATATCCCAATCGTATTTAACTGATGAAAGTGGGGCTATAGAAATATGCAATTCATCAATATCAAAAAGCACTGGTCGTGCCCATTTCAATTCTTCAGGGGTGAACGAGTTGTCTTTATGAACTATTGGATAGTCTGATGCATTTAAAACCTCGATCAGCTCATTACGACGAAGACCGTGAATCAAGGAGTTGCGTGACAACATATGGATAACCTTTATTATAATATTATTCGCTTAATCAAACGGTTAGGTGATTAAACAAAAGTCTTAAACCTACCAAGCAAGGGAGAGCTGGTTATGATTTATTACTAATCTTAGCCAGATCTATCAACTCTAAAGCAAAATTGCGTCAACTGTGTATGGTACTAAAGTATGAGTTTTATAACTGCTTGGCTTCAATAGGTTTTCTACTCAGTTAATCCGAAATGTACAAAGGATACTCTGACATTTTACTATGAAATTCAATTAACTTACTTAACTAATAACTAAGGATTACTCTTAATTTTTCAAGTTTTCATTGATGATTTAGCTATCATTTAAATTAAAATGCCAGTTTTGTAAACTGGCATTTTTAGTAGGCGTCAGGCACCAAATGTTTTGATTCTGTTTTTTACCGACTGATTTCCACGATTTTTACTAGTAGTTGCTGGAATTTCCTGCAAGTTTTTATTGGTTAGACCAGATGGACTCGTTGCGTCTATTTTATCTGAAACTGCAAGATTAGCTTTTTTTTCCATCAGCGGCACTGATGAATGCTCTCCTCCCGTAGGTTCTAATAAATGTTTATCTGTTTTAGTTGTCAACGATTCTGAAAGAGTATCAGTTGTAATTTCAGATTTTGAGATTGGAACAGAATGAGTCGCTAATTCAACTTTGAGTGTTTGGATCAACTTCTCTACAGAACTATCAAAACGGGCTCCAATTTCTTTAACCAGATGGTCTGAATTTTGTGAAGCATGCGGATCATACGCATTACCCGGCCCGCTTAGCCCAGTGATGAAATCTCTTAATTGACTTAAGGTCAGTTGGTCTGCATGGGCATTAATCATGTGCATTAATCTTGGGTTAAGCGAGTTAATAATCAATCCCGCGATTAATGCATCTCGTATTAATTGGGTTTTCTCCCCACGGTGAGCCCCGTTAAGGGCCACCATTGTGTCATGCGCAAATTTACTTTGCTTCTCTGTAATCCAAAATGCATGAACCTGGGTTCTGAGGCCACCAGTTTCGCTGTTGGTGTCTTTTGACATGAATTATCCGCTACTAGTTAAAAAGCACTGATTCAGCGATTGAAGTAGCAAGTGCAAGCTGTGGATTATTAACCACCACTACCTTCGCATTTGGATAGTTCTCTTCAATTGCATCAGCAATCAAGAATGAACCGCCCCCCACAATAAAGATGTAATGTGGACGTTCTTCAATCTGCTTTACTGCTTTAACGACCATATCCTGCAATTTCTTAACCGCAGCATTCACAGCTTCGAATGTTTCAGTCCGCAGACTATCCGTAATTTTTAATGCATTAGCATCACTACGATTTCCGATTAGATGATCAATATATGCATCACTATCGTTGACGTTAACGGACTGGAGGTAACGTCTAATTTCATCATAAACGACAGAACAACCAATTCGGTCAAAACCCTTAACTTTTGAGATTTGTTCCAGCTGACCACTGATACTTGCGGCATCTAGTGTCGTACCACCAAGATCCAATACCAGGCTAACTTCGTATGATTCAATAGTAGATAGTTCCGAAGCCTGGGAAACCGCAGGTAATGATTCAGGGAATACGGAAATTCCTGCAACATTAAAAGATACTGTTTGACCATTTACATGGCGACCTACAGGTTTCAATAAGTTGTCTTTTTTACGCTGGATATTTTCAGTATTTAGCTCACCCATTGAATTATAGAACTGGCTTAACGGCAGTGTTACATGAAGGTGTACAGCTTGAGGTTCAATACCTGATGAGTGAAGCGCGTGATGGACATTCAGTCGGCTGATTTCATCATACTGATGTGCCACATCTGTTGTTTCCAAGGCTTCAGTCGCTTCTTTGTGATGAGAATAACGTTCATATTCGTCAACAAAGTAGTTGTATGGATTGGTGCCTGTATGGGCTACTCGGAAGTTTGGAACGAATGAATTAGCCGAAAGATGAGTCTTCAGCTCGCCACGCTCATCCAAGAAAACTACTTTTGCGGCTTTGCTACCATCATCAATAACAATTTTCAGCACGTTACTCCCATCCACACCAGTTTGGACTTCTTCCAGCTGTTTGTTTTGTACTTCTGACATATCTCTCATCCTCGGAATTGGTTATTAAGATCACCGCTATATTGAGATTGATGATAGGTTACCTGTTAGTAATACACAACAGATTTAACAACTAAATATTGTTTAAATACATGAAATTACAGAACCCGTCCTAAGTTATAACCCACAAAACTATAAACCCCGTACCCGTAAACTAACACAACCAATTCACACAGCACATTTGGTTCCTTAAACTAACATATGGTTCTGCAAGTCTCTGCCATTTGGTTCGCTCAACTAACACCATGTAATAAGCACTCCCAACTTTAGCAAAGTAGTGTTCAGAATTTCACGATGCTTAACATGCCGAATTTCGCTCCTAACCAACCGAATAACATGAATCCGTAAGTTATTATTGGACCTCAACTACTAGGGGTTTACATGGCTGCAAATGATGCTCAGATATTAGATCTGACCAACTACAGTGGACGTATTTTTTTTATTTCTGATGTATGCGGGAATTATTCGTTCCTGTGTCATCTCATTCACTCGGTCACTGATTTTGATGATGATGTTGTAATCATCGGTGCAGGCAACTTGTTTGATAATGGCCCTGAGGGATATCAGCTGTTAAGAGCAATTAATACAAAGAGGTTCGAAGGCAGGAAGGTTTCATTTTATTCAGTCACCGGATTCGGGGAATACAATTTAAAAAAATTACTTCCCCTCGATCCTGAATACCGCCAGTTCTATCCCGGGACTTCAGAATTAGAAAAATGGAGTGCCAATGGCGGCTCCTGGCACAAAGATATCAACCGTTATCATCTTGAAGATCAAATACGAGCATTAATGACGGAGCAGCTCCCTCTGATTTACTCAGTCGAGCTTCAGGGCGGAATTCGTATTGGGATCTGCTCTTCCGATTACGCACCTATCAGAGATAGTTTCCCGGACACTTTAAAGGCCCTGCATGGATTCAAGTCTTCAACAGTGAGTAGTTATATCGGGCAGATTATGTTTGGCAAGGAGCATGCATTAACCCCTACTCATATCAAAGGCGTCAATTTTCTAGTACTTGGGAGGAATTCTGTTAGTAGCATCCGAGCGGCACATGGTCTCCCGCTTAATGGCATGCCGGTTCTACTCGGCAACACTATCCACATTGGACCAGATCGAGAGTTATCCAAAGTGGTTAGACGTAGATGTCCTATCTCTATGCTCGAATTTATCAATGGCTCTAACCCAAGTTTCTTAGTCCATCAGGTCTGTTTAAATAAATCTGATGTATTGAGCATTCAATCAAACCATTTAGATATTCATTCACACGACAATTTTATTGGAGGAACCGAACCATGAGTACAAACAAAAAATTAGTAGCAGTCTTCCTCAGCTCAATGCTTTTATCGGTTTGTTCTTCGGCCAGGTCAGATTCTGATATCCCAGCACCAGAAAATGAATCCGTCCAAAACATAAAGATTAGCTATTCCGGTAGTGAACTGCTGGTAAACGGAATGAAGCGTCCCATATTGATTACTAGTGCGTCTAAGCGCAATTATTTTGAAATTACAAACCAATCTCAAACTAAATCGGCATATCTCGTCATACCTTACATCGAGTACAAGGTTCTTGCCAAAAACAAGATTTCTCTGGGTCACCCGTTAACCGTAAGTGCAGATGAGGCTGGTAAAGAAGTCATATGGTTAGAACCTAATACTTCACTCACTCTCAGCTTGATCAATGATTACGTTGAAACACCTATCCAGGCCATTGTTTCAATCAATGGTAAATCTAAAAGTGTCGTTTCCCTTTTTGGTCCGGATAAATCTGACAAATTCTCACTGGTATCTGTTAGTGATGAAAAGAATGAATTGACCGATTCTCAGTTAGGCATTGAGTCGCTCAAAATCCCTGTCGTTACTGATGATTCAAAATTAATTACAGTTACGGAAAAAAATCGTCAGCTCAGCAGTAACCAGGCCTACACAATCGCTACGAAACCCAAAACTCACAATGTGGAGTTTTCGGAGTTCGTATTCATTCCAAAGAGAAACAGGTTTATTGGCGGGACTGGTTATTGGACGAAGAACGCAACAGTTGCGAAAGGAGAAGCCCTTAAGTTTGTGACTATGCAGAAAACAAAATTAAGGACAAGCAAATGAAATGGCTGTTATCCCTTCCACTTCTCACTTTACTTAGCGGATGTGCTTCCATTGATTCAAAGATTTCCTCAGTACCTGGCGTTGGGTTTGATGTCGTGTTGTTAAGTCGTACTCAGGCCAATCCTACTGACAAAGTTACTTTTTCAATAGAAAGCTCAGGCACAGACCTTTGGCTAATTGTTCAAAATGGAACAAAAGAATTCATACAATTTAAAAATTTAAATCTGGCCGGAAGCCGATGTTCTTATGTCTCACGAGGAAAGACTGCGGTCGCACCTGAAAATGTTTCTACTTTCAAAATGCCGACTCTTGGATTACTTGGCCTGTGTTTTTCAAACGAAGACCAAATGAAGCTTATTACAATGCCTTTCGAATCTGTCTCCTCCAAACAGACCAGTACAGAGTACCTGCCGACTTACTTTAGCGTCGACTATTATTCACCGGCAAAAAATACGAAAGGCCAGGGCCACATTAGTTATCAACTGTTTCTGAATTTCAAAAGGACGGAACTGCAATGAAAAATATCTTCTTAGTAATGATTTTCTTCTGCGGATGGGCGCAAGCATATCAATATAAGATTTTAACTGTACCTGAAGGTGCAACTGTAAAGAACATCATGACGAATGAATTGATTGGCACGACTCCTGTTTCGGTAGAGGTTAACAATACAGAAGCAGGCTCAACATTCGGCCTCTCTTACTATCGGCATGAAAATGTTGCCATTAAGATATTCACTGTTATGCCGTCAGCCGAAAACGGCTATGCGATTAGTGGACCTGATGTAGCGACAATGTCTTTACCTGGTAAGGCACCACTCAACGTTAAGAACGATTCCAACTCTTCTTCAGTCTTTATTGACATGAGACCATTTATGTCGGAACCAGCAAAGGTTTCTCACTGAAGACTACGCTAACCCCTTCCCTCCCTTTTGTTCTAAACCGGGCAGGGAAGGGATGCCTGATTCTTCATACGACTTCTTATATATCTGAGGTATTAACCTGATGAGCAATCTCGTTTAACCCCCTTAATCGCCAGCACCTGAATATACGCTTCGTCGTTTAACCCCCTTAATCGCCAGCACCTGGGTATAAGCTTTGCCGTTTAACCCCCTTAATCGCCAGCACCAGGGTATAGGCTTTGCCGTTTAACCCCCTTAATCGTCAGCACCAGGGTATAGGCTTTGACGTTTAACCCCCTTAATCGCCAGAACCTGAGTATAGATTTCGCCGTTTAACACCCTTAATCGCCAGCACCAGGGTATAGGCTTTGCCGTTTAACCCCCTTAATCGCCAGCACCTGTGTATAGGCTTAGCCGTTTAACCCCCTTAATCGTCAGCACCAGGGTATAGGCTTTGCCGTTTAACCCCCTTAATCGCCACCACCAGGTTTCCTAAATAGCCAACGACGCCATGTTAACGACCTTTGACTACTCACCAATTGGTCGACAGATATGAAAATTATCGAAACTTTTGTCTGAAACTCTAATGATAATGACGAAAA
This genomic stretch from Buttiauxella agrestis harbors:
- a CDS encoding transfer repressor — its product is MLSRNSLIHGLRRNELIEVLNASDYPIVHKDNSFTPEELKWARPVLFDIDELHISIAPLSSVKYDWDMAPVDTILIEVIVPALDTDLVEEEDSLLRDSGVGYILYEPAGASIRRTVTFVGGVTPDNMLYQLHLMLLSALHLLHEDVGDDS
- the parM gene encoding plasmid segregation protein ParM domain-containing protein, whose translation is MSEVQNKQLEEVQTGVDGSNVLKIVIDDGSKAAKVVFLDERGELKTHLSANSFVPNFRVAHTGTNPYNYFVDEYERYSHHKEATEALETTDVAHQYDEISRLNVHHALHSSGIEPQAVHLHVTLPLSQFYNSMGELNTENIQRKKDNLLKPVGRHVNGQTVSFNVAGISVFPESLPAVSQASELSTIESYEVSLVLDLGGTTLDAASISGQLEQISKVKGFDRIGCSVVYDEIRRYLQSVNVNDSDAYIDHLIGNRSDANALKITDSLRTETFEAVNAAVKKLQDMVVKAVKQIEERPHYIFIVGGGSFLIADAIEENYPNAKVVVVNNPQLALATSIAESVLFN